A single Halarcobacter anaerophilus DNA region contains:
- the napG gene encoding ferredoxin-type protein NapG, whose protein sequence is MKNEEISDRRKFFLTMARAAGLAALGGLMWSAYVDEVTASQLTLRPPGALDEKDFLKTCIKCGMCVEACPYDTLKLAKPGDNKPLGTPFFEPRETPCYMCTDIPCVPVCPTDALNLDKVSTNGKLDINKAQMGVAVVDTKNCIAFWGIQCDACYRACPLLDVAIKLEYTKNERTGKHAFLKPIVDSDFCTGCGLCERACVTEKASIFVLPREVALGRAGDYYIKGWDKNDEKRLENATSKTTKTELSKQKAVDSLNDMEGLLDDE, encoded by the coding sequence ATGAAGAACGAAGAGATAAGTGACAGAAGAAAATTTTTTCTAACTATGGCAAGAGCGGCAGGACTTGCTGCCCTTGGAGGTCTTATGTGGAGTGCATATGTTGATGAAGTTACGGCTTCACAACTGACACTTAGACCTCCTGGTGCTTTAGATGAAAAAGATTTTCTAAAAACATGTATCAAATGCGGAATGTGCGTAGAAGCATGTCCTTATGATACTCTCAAATTGGCAAAACCGGGAGACAACAAACCTTTGGGAACTCCTTTTTTTGAACCAAGAGAGACTCCATGTTATATGTGTACAGATATACCTTGTGTTCCTGTTTGTCCGACCGATGCCCTAAATTTAGACAAAGTCAGCACAAACGGAAAACTTGATATCAATAAAGCACAAATGGGAGTCGCTGTTGTAGATACAAAAAACTGTATTGCTTTTTGGGGAATTCAATGCGATGCCTGCTATAGAGCCTGTCCCTTATTAGATGTTGCTATAAAATTAGAATATACAAAAAATGAAAGAACAGGAAAACATGCTTTTTTAAAACCGATTGTCGATAGTGATTTTTGTACAGGCTGCGGTCTTTGCGAAAGAGCTTGCGTAACGGAAAAAGCATCAATTTTTGTTCTGCCTAGAGAAGTGGCTTTAGGACGTGCCGGAGATTATTATATCAAAGGCTGGGATAAAAACGATGAAAAAAGATTGGAAAATGCAACAAGCAAAACAACCAAAACAGAACTTAGCAAACAAAAAGCTGTAGATTCGTTAAATGATATGGAAGGACTTTTAGATGATGAATAA
- the napH gene encoding quinol dehydrogenase ferredoxin subunit NapH: MMNNKFLILRRFTQISIMFLYFAANAWGWNFLIGNLSSSKILNLIPMSDPYAVLQMFVSGAIIASDVFVGALIVVLFYSIIGGRAFCSWVCPVNMITDLANYTRRKFGLNRIQKKQPATRNMRYWIIALSLIISFIFAVPAFEFISPISMIHRGIVFGLGFGWAAILMIFLFDLFVLKNGWCGHICPLGGFYSLIGRFSLIKVEHQEEKCTLCMKCKEVCPESQVLFMVGKESGQVLSAECTNCGRCIEVCEDDAMNFSIRDLIANKKKEK; this comes from the coding sequence ATGATGAATAATAAATTTTTAATTCTTAGAAGATTTACCCAAATATCAATAATGTTTTTATATTTTGCGGCAAATGCCTGGGGATGGAACTTTTTAATTGGAAATTTAAGCTCATCAAAAATCTTAAATCTTATTCCAATGAGTGACCCTTATGCAGTATTACAAATGTTTGTATCAGGAGCAATTATAGCTTCAGATGTTTTCGTAGGTGCTTTAATTGTTGTTTTATTCTACTCTATAATCGGAGGAAGAGCATTTTGCTCTTGGGTTTGTCCTGTTAATATGATAACCGATTTAGCAAATTATACAAGAAGAAAATTCGGATTAAACAGAATTCAAAAAAAACAACCTGCAACTAGAAATATGAGATACTGGATAATTGCTTTAAGTTTAATTATCTCTTTTATTTTTGCAGTACCGGCTTTTGAATTTATCTCTCCTATTTCAATGATACACAGAGGTATTGTTTTTGGATTAGGATTCGGCTGGGCAGCAATTTTAATGATATTTTTGTTTGATCTTTTTGTTTTAAAAAACGGTTGGTGCGGACATATCTGTCCTTTAGGCGGATTTTATTCCCTAATAGGAAGATTTAGTCTTATAAAAGTAGAGCACCAAGAAGAAAAATGTACGCTTTGTATGAAATGCAAAGAGGTTTGTCCAGAGAGTCAAGTACTTTTTATGGTAGGAAAAGAATCGGGACAAGTTTTATCAGCAGAGTGTACGAATTGTGGAAGATGTATTGAAGTTTGTGAAGATGATGCAATGAATTTTTCAATAAGAGATCTAATTGCAAATAAAAAGAAGGAGAAATGA
- a CDS encoding nitrate reductase cytochrome c-type subunit: MKLVTKLGLGLAVTSFIVFIGCSKAQPTYSEESLGLRKDNLYNEDKVVPEETHYSKVAPSTGGKTFKRAFQDAPPMIPHDVEGMLPITINNNQCVSCHSPEVAPSLGALPYPNSHMINFRPDTSLAKDGKITKNGKEIDNTSSEKLANVSIKHLNKLSSARFNCTQCHAPQSKGELVGNTFQPDFTDKEGNKKSSWSGSKLTEGLNTLME; encoded by the coding sequence ATGAAACTTGTTACTAAACTTGGGCTTGGTTTAGCAGTGACTTCATTTATAGTATTTATAGGTTGCAGTAAAGCTCAACCGACATATTCAGAAGAGTCATTAGGGTTAAGAAAAGATAACCTTTATAATGAAGATAAAGTTGTGCCTGAAGAGACACATTATAGTAAAGTAGCACCTAGTACGGGAGGAAAAACATTTAAAAGAGCTTTTCAAGACGCTCCGCCGATGATTCCACACGATGTTGAGGGTATGTTACCTATTACTATAAACAATAACCAATGCGTAAGCTGTCATTCGCCTGAAGTAGCACCGTCGTTAGGGGCTTTGCCATATCCTAACTCACATATGATTAATTTCAGACCTGATACTTCATTGGCAAAAGATGGTAAAATTACAAAAAACGGTAAAGAGATTGACAACACTTCTAGTGAAAAACTTGCGAATGTTTCAATTAAACATTTAAATAAGTTATCATCTGCTAGATTTAACTGTACTCAATGTCATGCACCGCAAAGCAAAGGAGAATTGGTAGGAAATACATTCCAACCGGATTTTACCGATAAAGAGGGAAATAAAAAATCAAGCTGGAGCGGAAGCAAACTAACCGAAGGGTTAAATACTTTAATGGAATAA
- a CDS encoding ferredoxin-type protein NapF codes for MERRELFSSLANSFSKKEGQESIIRPPYYKDLDSFYKECLDCDNQCATFCEENIIVIKEDKTPILDFSLGGCTYCDACANNCPKEVLSLENKKRVNAKFEIDILKCMSWHQTMCFSCKDPCLDDAIKFLGVFRPSIDENLCTNCGFCVNICPSNAIKIVD; via the coding sequence ATGGAAAGAAGAGAGCTTTTTAGCTCTCTTGCCAACTCTTTTTCAAAAAAAGAGGGTCAAGAGAGTATTATTCGACCACCGTACTACAAAGATTTAGATTCTTTTTACAAAGAGTGTCTTGATTGCGATAATCAATGTGCCACTTTTTGCGAAGAGAATATAATTGTTATAAAAGAGGATAAAACTCCTATCTTAGATTTCAGTCTTGGAGGCTGCACTTATTGTGATGCTTGTGCAAATAATTGTCCTAAAGAGGTATTATCCCTTGAAAATAAAAAAAGAGTTAATGCCAAATTTGAGATAGATATACTAAAATGTATGAGTTGGCATCAAACAATGTGTTTTTCCTGTAAAGACCCTTGTTTAGATGATGCTATAAAATTTTTAGGAGTTTTTCGTCCCTCAATAGATGAAAATCTTTGTACAAATTGTGGATTTTGTGTTAACATTTGTCCAAGCAATGCAATAAAAATAGTTGATTAA
- a CDS encoding WD40 repeat domain-containing protein — MYKILLLIFFSLNLFATQIMQPQEVFKASGSVQDIKFKNNKIYTATDNGSIEIFDLNTKNKINTIKIPDIKDFMGDSIASKIYSIDLLENKILIVSQGMKGYRNIYIYENNSLKKIIGIDKKYYIQKAYFVNKDEIIFALLSNQIGLYNIKTKTLEYLVQVSASSFSDFVISENKKSIASTDESGIVRVLDIQKGSIKKELKALNLDKVYQLDFKKGVILTAGQDRKAVLYDKLNTYSLDFDFLLYSCALDKTAKFAAIAFNEQNDVLIFNTKTKKYLYELKGQDATITKILFINKNEVLVSSDSQKINYFRF; from the coding sequence ATGTATAAAATTTTACTCTTAATCTTTTTTTCTCTAAATCTTTTTGCTACACAAATAATGCAGCCTCAAGAAGTTTTTAAAGCCTCAGGCAGTGTTCAAGATATAAAATTTAAAAACAATAAAATTTATACGGCAACAGATAACGGAAGTATAGAAATTTTTGATTTAAATACAAAAAATAAAATCAACACTATAAAAATCCCCGATATAAAAGATTTTATGGGTGATTCTATTGCCTCAAAAATCTACTCTATTGATCTGCTTGAAAATAAAATTTTAATTGTATCTCAAGGAATGAAAGGTTATAGAAATATCTATATTTATGAAAATAACTCCTTGAAAAAAATTATAGGAATAGACAAAAAGTATTATATTCAAAAAGCATATTTCGTAAATAAAGATGAAATAATCTTTGCCCTTCTTAGCAATCAAATAGGTTTATATAATATAAAAACAAAAACCTTAGAGTATTTAGTTCAAGTTAGTGCTTCATCCTTTTCCGATTTTGTAATAAGTGAAAATAAAAAAAGTATCGCTTCAACAGATGAGAGCGGAATAGTACGAGTATTAGATATTCAAAAAGGAAGTATAAAAAAAGAGTTAAAAGCCTTAAATCTTGATAAAGTATATCAGCTTGACTTTAAAAAAGGAGTAATTTTAACAGCAGGACAAGATAGAAAAGCCGTTTTATACGATAAATTAAACACTTACAGTCTTGATTTTGATTTTTTACTTTACAGCTGTGCTTTAGATAAAACTGCAAAATTCGCAGCAATAGCCTTTAATGAACAAAATGATGTATTAATTTTTAATACAAAAACAAAAAAATATCTTTATGAATTAAAAGGTCAAGATGCAACTATAACAAAAATATTATTTATAAATAAAAATGAAGTCTTAGTAAGCAGTGATAGTCAGAAAATAAACTATTTTAGATTTTAA